The following proteins come from a genomic window of Musa acuminata AAA Group cultivar baxijiao chromosome BXJ1-7, Cavendish_Baxijiao_AAA, whole genome shotgun sequence:
- the LOC135678587 gene encoding equilibrative nucleotide transporter 1-like yields the protein MGDDVEATRWRCRILEGILASLLGYQHQVLLPNLKALARPDRISSPVVGQTLTIIGRQTERERMGGSVEDERTGLLVSAAGDEESPSKAVVAAPKDVFHVAYAVYFTLGAGFLLPWNAFITAVDYFSYLYPDAPVDRVFSVSYMLTCLLFLLVIVGWAHLSSAPLRINAGLALFVVSLLIVPVMDAAYVRGVRGLYASYDVTVGAVVLSGIADALVQGGVIGSAGELPERYMQAVVAGTAASGVLVSALRVITKAIYPQDDSGLRKSANLYFIVSIVVMAICIVCYNIADRLPVVQYYKDIKVQAMKEERNEKGPKSGSAWRSTLWHIVGRIKWSGFGISLIYIVTLSIFPGYITEDVHSDVLKDWYPIILIAGYNVFDLVGKSLTAVYLLENTNVAVACCVGRLLFYPLFLGCLHGPKFFRTEIPVTILTCLLGLTNGYLTSVLMILAPKSVPIQHSETAGIVIVLFLVIGLAAGSIVSWFWVV from the exons ATGGGAGATGATGTGGAAGCGACACGGTGGCGATGCAGAATTTTGGAGGGGATCCTTGCCTCCCTACTCGGCTACCAACATCAAGTGCTACTTCCGAATCTCAAAGCGCTTGCACGCCCGGACCGTATATCATCTCCGGTCGTTGGTCAAACGCTCACAATAATTGGTCggcagacagagagagagaggatgggagGAAGCGTAGAGGACGAGAGGACAGGCCTCCTCGTGTCGGCGGCCGGCGATGAGGAGTCGCcttcgaaggcggtggtggctgcCCCGAAGGACGTGTTCCACGTAGCGTACGCGGTATACTTCACGCTGGGGGCGGGGTTCCTCCTGCCGTGGAACGCCTTCATCACCGCCGTCGACTACTTCAGCTACCTCTACCCGGATGCCCCCGTCGATCGTGTCTTCTCCGTCTCATACATGCTcacctgcctcctcttcctcctcgtcatcGTCGGATGGGCCCACTTGTCCAGCGCCCCCCTCCGCATCAATGCCGGCCTCGCCCTCTTTGTCGTCTCCCTCCTCATCGTCCCCGTCATGGACGCCGCCTACGTCAGGGGCGTACGGGGCCTCTACGCTTCCTACGACGTCACCGTCGGTGCCGTGGTCCTCTCCGGCATCGCCGACGCCCTCGTGCAGGGCGGTGTAATCGGATCTGCCGGAGAGCTTCCGGAGAGGTACATGCAGGCTGTGGTCGCCGGCACTGCTGCTTCCG GGGTACTTGTGTCAGCTTTGAGAGTAATTACCAAAGCCATTTATCCACAAGATGATAGTGGGTTAAGAAAAAGTGCAAACCTTTACTTCATCGTCAGCATTGTGGTGATGGCCATctgtattgtttgctataatataGCAGACAGGCTTCCTGTTGTCCAATACTACAAAGATATCAAAGTACAGGCTATGAAAGAAGAGAGGAATGAGAAGGGTCCCAAGAGTGGATCCGCATGGAGGTCAACCTTGTGGCACATCGTGGGACGGATCAAATGGTCTGGTTTTGGGATCTCCCTCATCTACATTGTTACACTTTCCATATTCCCGGGATACATCACCGAGGATGTCCACTCTGATGTCCTCAAGGACTGGTATCCAATTATTCTCATTGCTGGATACAATGTATTTGATCTTGTCGGCAAGTCTCTGACCGCAGTCTATCTTCTTGAGAATACTAATGTTGCAGTTGCTTGCTGTGTCGGAAGGCTTCTCTTTTATCCGCTTTTCCTTGGTTGCTTGCATGGCCCCAAATTCTTCCGCACAGAAATCCCAGTCACAATTCTGACATGCCTTTTGGGACTAACAAATGGGTATCTTACTTCAGTGCTGATGATTCTTGCACCCAAATCTGTGCCGATACAGCACTCCGAGACTGCAGGGATCGTTATCGTTCTGTTCCTAGTGATTGGCCTGGCTGCTGGTTCAATAGTTTCTTGGTTCTGGGTCGTTTAG